One genomic window of Phoenix dactylifera cultivar Barhee BC4 chromosome 6, palm_55x_up_171113_PBpolish2nd_filt_p, whole genome shotgun sequence includes the following:
- the LOC120110975 gene encoding jasmonate O-methyltransferase-like: MEVRRVLYMKGGVGDESYARNSTMQGTILSLTNTVVQEAVTDMYCTTFLKSIAVADLGCSSGPNALLVASEIIETVKRKCRQLRRRLPELSLLLNDLPGNDFNTIFRYLPEFYRRKGLNQGNGTTHGRCFVSAVPGSFYGRLFPSKSLHFVHSSSSLHWLSQVPPELQSESNMPLNKGKIFISKTSPPCVSDAYAKQFHRDFSLFLKCRSEEIITGGQMVLTFMSRRSSDPVVEEHSYLWELLGQVLIDMASEGLIEVEKVDSFDAPFCTPSPEELKHEIESEGSFAIKSLELFEASWEAAHNHQNCYNKATKEKDPMLEELSTAQRIAKGIRAVTESMLESHFGEAMIEDIFSRYCRHLEDYCSSNDTKLFNIVIAMVRK; encoded by the exons ATGGAAGTTCGACGAGTTCTATACATGAAAGGAGGCGTTGGCGACGAAAGCTACGCCAGGAACTCCACCATGCAG GGCACCATACTGTCGTTAACGAACACCGTGGTGCAGGAGGCGGTCACGGACATGTACTGCACTACCTTCCTCAAAAGCATCGCCGTCGCTGACTTGGGCTGCTCCTCGGGGCCCAACGCGTTGCTCGTGGCCTCCGAGATCATCGAGACGGTGAAGCGGAAGTGCCGCCAGCTGCGCCGCCGGCTGCCGGAGTTGAGTCTGCTGCTTAATGACCTTCCAGGGAACGACTTCAACACCATCTTCAGATATCTGCCTGAATTCTACCGGCGGAAggggctgaaccaagggaacgGGACAACGCATGGGCGCTGCTTCGTGTCGGCGGTGCCTGGCTCATTCTACGGGCGGTTGTTCCCCAGCAAGAGCTTGCATTTTGTGCATTCCTCTTCCAGCCTCCATTGGCTCTCTCAG GTGCCTCCTGAGCTTCAAAGTGAATCCAACATGCCACTGAACAAAGGAAAGATCTTTATTTCCAAGACAAGTCCTCCTTGTGTTTCAGACGCATACGCAAAGCAATTCCACAGGGATTTCTCATTGTTTCTGAAGTGCCGTTCCGAAGAAATAATCACAGGAGGCCAAATGGTGCTAACATTTATGAGCAGGAGAAGTTCAGACCCTGTAGTTGAGGAGCATAGCTACCTTTGGGAACTGTTAGGGCAAGTCCTCATTGACATGGCCTCAGAG GGCCTTATTGAAGTGGAGAAGGTAGATTCCTTCGATGCTCCCTTTTGTACACCATCTCCAGAGGAGCTGAAGCATGAGATTGAAAGTGAAGGCTCATTTGCCATTAAAAGCCTAGAGCTCTTTGAAGCAAGCTGGGAGGCAGCACACAACCATCAAAATTGTTATAACAAAGCCACCAAAGAGAAGGATCCTATGCTTGAGGAGCTAAGCACTGCCCAACGCATAGCTAAGGGAATTCGAGCAGTGACCGAGTCCATGCTAGAGAGCCATTTTGGAGAGGCTATGATTGAAGATATCTTTTCGAGGTACTGTAGACATTTGGAGGACTATTGCTCTAGTAATGACACCAAGCTATTCAACATAGTGATTGCCATGGTAAGGAAGTAG